The Anaplasma platys genome segment ACTTGCGCATCATTGTCCACATTGTGCTTTTCACACGCTACGATCTTCGCCGCGTTGTCGGCAGCCGGGTCCATTGTGGATATACCAGACACCAAGTTCCTACTAGCGTTACGCTCTCTTGTACCAAGCAATGGTTTGCTCTCAGATATATCTTCCCACTGTTCCTTAAATACGCTCCTGTGGGTTCCAACATTTTTAGATATTCCAATTGCGCCTGTAGCTACAAGAGCAAACCCGATTACGGCAGCAACCCCAAGCAATATGCCGATACCAACCTTAGCAAAGACGGCGGTAGTGCCGTACTTGTAAGCACCATAAAAATGGTTCCACAATATAGCAGCAGCTACACACGCGGCAGCGACCACCACCAAACCTGCCACACAAAGTGCAACCCTAGTTTTTGCATCGTTGTCCCATGAGGAGCCTCTCTCTGTCGTTAACCATGCGTTCTCTTCTCGAGTAGGGACGGCACTGTACGTGTGTCCACCGCACCTCTTTGTTTTTGGTGTTTGCATAACCGTATACCACAACTTTAACAACTAAAATATAGTAACAACTATGACCGCGCACCGCAAACACCCAGCCGGCTTTGCTGCCAGTAAAGGGCTCTACAAAATTTCTGAGATTAACAAATCGATAAACGCAACAGGGCGACTTTACTCCCGACACACTCCGTCCCAAGAAGACGTCGCCCTACACATCGGCCACCACCGGAATGACCAATTCACACATCGCGGTGACCCTTACGACTACCCCACCTGGGGCTGTGGAGCGGAGTAGCACAGTTCAGCATCTGGGGCAGTAACAATTATAGCAGCCGGCTTCGCCGCAAGTGTTCCCAAACAACTGTAGTTAGGGGTTTGTGTCCCTGGTAGCGTTTCCCATTCTTCGTTTGTCGCTGCTGCTGACAATGAAGAAGGTAGTGCATTTGGATCGTTTACAGCCCGCTCAGCACTATTGCGTTCCTCTCGTGTATGCAGATGTTGGTCTCTAACGTTTGGAGAAGCATCATGGCTGGGTAACTCCTGGCATTGTCCTTGCGCAAGGAGCACAAGGCTGGCAAGAGATACCACCACAGCTACAGCAAGCGCTACCCCTGCTATCCAATGAATGGCAGTAACTGTGGAAGCCGCTATAGCAACATTATGCCAGAACATACCAAGACCTATGAGCGAGCTAGCTACCAAACCTCCAAGCGCTGTGCTCAGTGCAACTCTAAGATTTCCTTCTTTGCTCCATGGATCGGTGTACAATCCCAATTTGAGTAGCTCACTTTCGGATAGACCTGCACTTCGTGCGCGACGAACAGCGGCTGTGCGAGCGACATCCTTGTGCTTCATGCACGCAAACGCCACTAGACCCGCGAATGCTATCACTACAGCTAGACTTAGCGCCATCCCGATAGCAAATTGAGAAGCAGTAACCGTGGATGCTGCTAAAACTCCATGCCAATACATAGCCACAGCTACAAGTGACTTGATAGCCACAGCCAAGATTACCAGGGAAAGTACAATCTGAAGCTCGTTTTCTCTCGTTTTGCGGACTCCCCCTATTTCCATAGTTTGTGCTTGCATAACCGTATACCACAACTTTAACAACGCCCCGTGTGGTACCAGAGGTACTGCTGAAGTGCAAGTTTTTTTTCTTATTGTCAGGACGTTAAAAGTTAATTTTTAGCCTGTAGTTGGAAATGGTTTCCGTGGTAATAAGGCGTGCTCGCCCAAGCACTTACTTGCGGTTAGGCCTAAAAGTAAAAGGATGCCCTGAGAGTGGCAGGACATCCTCTAAAATCAAGCCTGCACAGCGCACAATCCCGCTGTAAAGGTGGAGTTATGACGCCAATGAAGTAACTTGCGAAGGCGCAGATACGGCACTTGTGTGGGGTGCATCGATGCTCGAAGCAGGAGACAGTTGCAGAGGGTCACCTGAAGAATCAGAGCTTAACGGTGCAGTGTCATCACGGGCAGGTACTTTAATGCCATGCCCGATGGTTGGGGCTCCTACAGGATTGCTATTTTCTGCGGGAGAAAGGGTGACGATATTACCGTTGGCCAATGTTTTGGGTTCCGTGTCGGGTGCAGGTACATCGGCATCAAGTACATGTTGGCGTGGTGTTTGTAATTGTTTTCCTGGTAATCCATCAAAACCTGCAAGAGGCTTGGCTGGTGTTGTGCCGAACTGCTGGGGCGTGTTGCCTGAGGCAATTTCTCTATTAGGCACTGCGCTGTCCTGCATTTCTTGTCCCATGATTGCAAAACGCAAGGCCCTTCTAGTAGCCGATACTTCACGTACCATCACAGTGCACATCGCCGCAGCTACAACAACCATAAGGCAGGACAGTCCCACTCCCACAATTAAGTCACATTCAAACATGGATGCGGGGTCGCACATATGTCTGAGGTATGAAAAATAAGTAAGCCCCACGATTGATACCACGGTCATAGTTCCTAGAATTGTGCAAAGTGCATCACGAAAGGTCTGTGATAGCCTGCTTTGATATGCAACGCTTGTTGCAGTAGGCTGCGGATCCTCTGTGGTCGTAATTTGCGGATTATCTGCAGCAGGCTCAGAAGGCGATGGTGGGATGGTTAGTTCCTTGTTAACATTGATTAACGGTAGTGTTATTACTTCGTGATCCAAATGCAAGCTTTTGTCAGTAAATGAGGCATGAGCCGTGCACAGGGAATTTTTTACGTTTGTATCTACAGAATGACATAAACCATTGCCTTCGATTGTGGTGAAGTGTTTGTGATTCTGCTTAGGAAGTGCTGATATGGCGTGGTTTTGGTCACTTGCTGCAACGATTACACCAGTATTTATGGGGTTGTTGGCCGATGGTAAGGAGTGCGCTGTGTAGGGTGTTACTGGCGATCTAAGCGCTGTAGGAACCGGTGGTAGCGCTCGTGGTATTGCAGTGGCTGCACTTTGTGAATAAGTAAGAGAATTTTGTCCAGTTGCTTTGTTTTTTGTTTTAGTGTGGGCAAAAACTGCACTTTCTCGCATAATGCGAACAGTATTGGCTGGAGCACGGAGATTCTGCAATATTACTACGCATTGAACTTTTCCAGTTTCTAGGAAGTGGCGTACGTCTATTGAGTGTTTGGAAGTGAACCCTCGATAAATAGCTTTTACGGTATTATCTTTAGGATTGCGGGCCGCCTTAGAAAAGAGTTTGCTGAGCGTGCTTAGGATTTGTGCTATTTGCTCTTTTGCATCTCTTGGAATTGCAGTTTTAGGGTCTGACATCACGCGGTGGCAGGCTTCATCGCAGATTAGGACATTAGGGGTATCACTTACAAATGTAGGGCGTTGTTTTTTCGGTTGGGTTCCTGCATCAAGTATGTGCAGCACCGTAACATCTGGTATTCCATTTACACTCTGCACGGTTTGCGCATACGCCATAACGCGGTGTTTGTTACCAAATAAGACTTTGCCAGATGAGGTTAGCAAGTAAAGGTATTCTGCCAAGCTTTTCAAAGAGCATGCTTTCTTAGCATAAACTTGGGGATTGGGAGCAATACGCAATACAGTGCACAAGTTCTGTGAGACGTGCGCGGCTTCCACCACTATTTTACGCGCCGCCAGAAATTGTTTCAGCACCTGATAATACTCCACGTTTTTTACGACTGTGCAGATGTAAGGAAGAATAGAGGATGGCAGCGTTCCTGGAGATCCTACGTTCGATACCTCGAATAAGGTAAACATCGGCATTTTTATAGGTGGGGAAGAATTGTGTGAGAGAGTGCTGGATAGAGAAAAACTTTGAGCTTGTACTCCGTGGATAAAAACGCAACAGTTGATGGTTTGTTTGTAGTATAGTGTATCATCTTGTGGTGCGTCTGCGGGCTGCGATGGCCCCTCCTGCAATACTGTGCAACCAACCCCCAGTTTGTAAGGAGCAAGCGTTATGCCGTAATCTCTTGCGCTGTTGGCGAGTATACTGCGATATAGGGGTAAAAGCTGCATGTAAAACGCAACTTTATTAAGGCTTACGGCGTTATATAAGGCAAACTCCAGGGAGTATGCGTTAATAAGTGTGTTAGGAACTACTATACCGATTTCTAAGCTTTTAATGCGATTCTCAGTGATCCGTTCTAGGTTGCTAAGCTGTTGTTTTATGTCCTCACCGGTGGCGGCAAAGAAATGTACGTTCTTGCCGGCATCATGGGTAGTCACGTGGACTAATGGGACCGTAGCGCGTTGTGTGTTTACGACCGGTGTTGCGTATTTGTAAGTTAGCGTCACAGCTTTACGCCACTCTTGTAGAATAGGAGGGGGCGTTTTATTCTGCGTTTTTAGTGTTGCCAGAAGAAATACGGGAATTACTAGGGCGTTAAAAAAGTTTGCCAATTGTAGAGCGCTTCTTGTGGTGAAGTCTTCTATGCTTTCTTTGCCATTCATCGCAGTTCTCATTACGAATCTCAATCCGAGTTCTCCGTTACTAGAGAATGCGCAGTCGTGTTCGACGCTGAAGTCTATCCCGTGAGTTAGCTGTGAATGTGGCAGGCACTGCAAGTGGGGTGGCAGAGCCATAAGTGAAATTATGTTTTTTACTGTAGGCAATTCTAGCAGTAGCTTATTGGTATCAGTATGCTCCTTAGCCCTTTTCCTTATTTGTAACGTGTTATATTTTCTTGCCATGCTATACCTATATGATTTTCATCTCAAATGAAGCAGGTTGAGTTTCGCTAATTTCGTATTCATTTTTCCTAATGAGCCAAAAGGGTCCCTGCAGCAGGCGCTCTGGTATATAAAGCCCTCCCAGCCGGCTTTTTAGCTCACAAAGCATGTTCACGATACTATGAGTTTGGGTAGGATATAGCGGAGAAAGAAGGTAAGCACAACCCTTTGTCGTTTTACAGAAAACTATATGAGATCGTAGAGTAACATACTGATAAGCCCTTATATTCTGGTTGCATAGGAACTTGGAGATACGTGACTTTGCTTTATGAAATAAAGAAAAAGCATATGCTTTAAAGGAGTGCCCGAAAGAAGACTCGAACTTCCACGATCGCAAAGATCACTAGCACCTGAAGCTAGCGCGTCTACCATTCCGCCATTCGGACGCAAGTACTGAAATTGGGTACAGCCGCCCCTGAATTCAGTTGATTCTTAAAGTTTACCAAGTATATTCGTGCAGTTATACACACAAAAGAGCCGGAATGGAAGGATTAGATATAGAAAAAGTGTTTTACGCGCATGCTGAAAAGGACAAGCTGCAAGCGCTCATAAAAGACACGCTGTGCAGCGCTGATGGCGGGGAATTGTTTCTAGAGTTGTGCCATTCCGAATCTATTAGCATTGAGGATGGTATCATTAAAAGCGCAGACTTCAACTTCCGGAAAGGCTTCGGCCTCCGTGCCTTTTCTGACGGTGTAGTTTCAATGGTGTGTTCGTCGGAAATCTGTTACGAAGATATCTGCAAAGCTGCGGCTATGGTCAAAGGTGCTGGAAAGGGCGCGGGGCATATAGTTAACCTAAATTCTGGCGTTGAACGCAAACTATATAGTTCTGCCAGCCCAGTTAGTGAAGTTCCGTTTGTTGACAAGGTGGAAATCTTGCAAAATATTGATGCCTACTGTCGTAGTGCTAATCCTCATGTTGTCCAGGTAAAGGCATCCATTAGTACCCAGTGGCAAGTTGTGCAAATAATAGGAGGTGATGGCAACACCATTGGTGATGTGCGACCGCTGGTCAGGCTAGATGTGTACGTTTTAGTAGAAAAAGGAGGCAGAAAAGAATACGGCCGTGGTGGCCACGGGGGTAGGGATTCGTGTTCGAAGTTCTTTCTCGGAGGTCAGTGGAAAAAGGTTGCGGATGAGGCTTTGCGGCAATCCAGTGTTAATTTAGAAGCGGTTGCAGCTCCTGCAGGGGAGATTGCAGTAGTTCTCGGTCCGGGTTTTCCTGGTGTCCTCCTCCATGAGGCAGTTGGCCATGGTCTAGAAAGTGACTTCAATCGTAAGAAAGTATCAGCATTTTCGGATGCTATGGGTAAAAGAGTTGCAGCAAAGGGTATAACCGTTGTTGATGATGGCACAATGCAAGGGAGGCGCGGTTCGTTGAATGTTGACGATGAAGGAACTACTTCTGGATACAATGTGCTGATAGAGGATGGTGTTCTTGTTTCGTACATGCATGACAACATGAATTCCAAGATAATGGGGGTGAAGTCCACAGGGAATGGGCGGCGTGAAAACTATAGAAGTATGGTTATGCCGCGGATGACCAATACGTATATGTTGCCTGGAGAATATTCGCCGCAAGAAATTATATCAAGTGTCAAAAGAGGAATATATGCAGCGGACTTCGGAGGAGGACAAGTGGACATAACTTCAGGGCAGTTTGTTTTTTCTGCGTCTGAGAGTTACATGATTGAGGATGGAAAAATTGGGCAGCCGCTCAAGGGAGCAACCTTAGTTGGTAACGGTCCGGAAATATTACATAGGGTTTCTATGGTGGGGAATGACTTGGCCTTGGACGCTGGAACTGGAACCTGCTCAAAAAACGGGCAAAGCATCCCAGTATGTGTGGGGCAGCCCACTCTCAAGATAGACTTGATAACTGTAGGCGGCACGGCTATGGGTGCATAGCGACATGGGGTCGTTGATTAGTTCTATGCGCTAGCGCATAGGCAATGCAGAAGCATCGCCCATTATGGTACATGAGGCAACCATTAATAACGAGGTTGTCATCGAAGTTTTCCAGTATAAAGTGTGTGTCATGTTGGTAATTTCGTACCTCACCAAGGTTATTACGTGACGTACAATGGTGTTCGAGCACAGTGGAGAGGCATAGATTGATTTTCTGTACAGGTGCGGGAGTAACACGGAAGCGTGCCATAAAGGCCATGCGTCAACCATCAGTCATCAGTGTGGGTGCCCATAAAATTTTGCAGCATAGAGTGTGTATTATGCCGTGACGTTTTGTGTACGCAACCAAAGTTACCTATAGACACCAGAGCGCGTAAAAGCGCAGTGAGTACAGACGTAAGGCTTAGAAGCATTATCCGCAGTTAGCCGCAAGCGTTGTGCCGCGATGTTTTATGACGGTTATACAGTTATGTGCCAATGTACCGCGGTAGCTGCGCAAGGACGTGTGCGCATTCAACATAAACTACGAAACTTTGCTGCTGTTTAGTCTTGAGGCAGATGGTTAGATAGCGTCTAGTATTCACACGGATTGTGATTTATGCACGCTGTCGGTTCTGAAAATGTCTGCCCGGATAAAAGAAGCTGTGTTCATTAGTAGGAGCGGGCTACTTGGTTATGTCGGGCAGTATCACGACTTCAAAAGAGGGGAATTACAGCGCTTGGTACCGAACTCGCTCACCGAGGTTATAATGCTGGTTTCGTTGAAGAAAGCATATTATAGTTCAAGAGCTTTCCAACCCCATTATATAACATAACATACTGCGTTCTGGGCGCATGCAGTCCCGCTGAAACGTATTTGGCGGGCGTATGGCCATAAATCGTGTCTCTAGCTTTGACATAATTCTGCTTGGTTAGTTCAATGTGAATTAGGTT includes the following:
- a CDS encoding metallopeptidase TldD-related protein → MEGLDIEKVFYAHAEKDKLQALIKDTLCSADGGELFLELCHSESISIEDGIIKSADFNFRKGFGLRAFSDGVVSMVCSSEICYEDICKAAAMVKGAGKGAGHIVNLNSGVERKLYSSASPVSEVPFVDKVEILQNIDAYCRSANPHVVQVKASISTQWQVVQIIGGDGNTIGDVRPLVRLDVYVLVEKGGRKEYGRGGHGGRDSCSKFFLGGQWKKVADEALRQSSVNLEAVAAPAGEIAVVLGPGFPGVLLHEAVGHGLESDFNRKKVSAFSDAMGKRVAAKGITVVDDGTMQGRRGSLNVDDEGTTSGYNVLIEDGVLVSYMHDNMNSKIMGVKSTGNGRRENYRSMVMPRMTNTYMLPGEYSPQEIISSVKRGIYAADFGGGQVDITSGQFVFSASESYMIEDGKIGQPLKGATLVGNGPEILHRVSMVGNDLALDAGTGTCSKNGQSIPVCVGQPTLKIDLITVGGTAMGA